CGATGCCGAACAGGGTGAGGCTGATGGCCACGATGATGACCATCGACAGGGCCAGGAGCAGGTTCCGCCGGAACCCGCGGTAGGCCTCCAGCGCGATGTAGGAGAGCCTAAACGCCAAGGTCGTACACCCCCCGCTCCTGGTCGCGGATGACCTTGCCGTGCTCGAGCTCGACCACGCGCCTGCGCATGTCGTCGACGATGCGCTGGTCGTGGGTTGCCATCACCACGGTCGTGCCGGTCCGGTTGATGCGCTCC
This Actinomycetes bacterium DNA region includes the following protein-coding sequences:
- a CDS encoding cell division ATP-binding protein FtsE; protein product: ERINRTGTTVVMATHDQRIVDDMRRRVVELEHGKVIRDQERGVYDLGV